DNA from Streptomyces sp. NBC_01260:
ATCCGGCCGTACGCGATGAGCAGCCCGTTGACCAGTCCGGCACCGAGGCCGACGAGCATCGCGGTGAACAGGATGCCGGCGAAGCCGTACTCCTGGGTGGCGAGTGTGGTGGCCCAGACCGAGGCCAGGGCGACCATGGCACCGACCGACAGATCGATGCCGCCGCTGGTGATGACGAAGGTCACCCCGACGGTCACGACGCCGATGACGGACGCCTGGGTCAGGATCAGCTGAAGGTTCCCGGAGTCCAGGAAGGCGTCGGGTTCGGTGATGCCGCCGACGACGATCAGTGCGGCGAGGACACCGAGCAGTGAGAGGTTGCGCAGGTCCGCGCGCAGCCCGAGGGCTCGCGGGGATCTGTCCTTCTTCGGGGACGCGGGGACGGATACGGGCGCGGCGCCCTTGTCCGGCCCGCTCTGTTGTGCCGAGGAGACGGGCTGCGTCATGACGTCGGGCTCCCTTCCATCACGAGGTCGAGTACGCGGTGCTCGTCGAGCTCCCTGGCGTCCGCCGTATGCACGACGCGGCCTTCGCGGAGCACCAGCACCCGGTCGGCGAGGCCCAGGACTTCGGGCACTTCGCTGGAGACGAGCAGTACGGCGAGGCCTTCGTCGGCCAGCCGTCGGATCACGGCGTAGAGCTCGGCGCGGGCGCCGACGTCCACCCCGCGGGTCGGTTCGTCGAGCAGCAGCACCCGGCAGCCGCGCAGCAGCCAGCGGGCCAGGACCGCCTTCTGCTGATTGCCGCCGGAGAGGGTGCGGACGGGGGTGTCCGGGTTGTCGGGGCGCAGCGAGAGTTCGCGGGTGGCGGCGCGGGCCGCCTTGCGCTCCGCGCCCCGGTCGAGCCAACCACCCCTGGAGAAGCGGGACATGGAGGAGACGGAGACATTGCGGGTGACGGATTCGAGCATCAGCAGGGCCTGCGCCTTGCGTTCCTCGGGGGCGAGGCCGACGCCGGCCGCGACGGCGGCGCGGACGCTGCCGGGCCGCAGCGGCCGGCCGGCGACGGTGACCCGTCCGGCGGTGGCACGGCGCGCGCCGTAGATCGTCTCCAGGATCTCGGAGCGCCCGGAGCCGACCAGGCCGGCGAGGCCGACGATCTCGCCGGGCCTGAGTTCCAGGTCGACGGGGGCGAACTCGCCCTTCCTGGAGAGGCCTTCGACCTTGAGCACGGGCTCGGCGCCGGAGTCCTCGGGGACGGCTCCGGGCCTCGGCGGGAAGACGTACTCGACATTGCGGCCGGTCATCATGGCAACGATGTCGCGCGTCGGGGTGGTCTCGGCGGGAAGGCCGACCGCGACGGCCCGGCCGTCCTTGAGTACGGTCACCCGGTCGCCGATCCGGCGGATCTCCTCCAGCCTGTGGGAGATGTAGACGACGGCAACCCCGTCGGCGGTCAGGGAGGCGACGATGCGGAAGAGATTGGCGACCTCGTCGGGGTCGAGGGCCGCGGACGGTTCGTCCATCACGATGAGCCGTACGTCGTGGGAGAGCGCGCGGGCCATCGAGACGATCTGCTGCTGGGCCGCGGAGAGTTCACCGACCGGGCGGGCCGGGTCGATCTCCGGGTGGCCGAGGCGCTTCAGCAGTGCGGCGGCCGCGGTGCGGCCCTCGCGGGTGCGGACGACGAAGCCCGCGCTGGTGGGTTCATGGCCGAGGAAGACGTTCTCGGCGACCGACAGCCCCTCCACCAGGTCGAGTTCCTGGTAGATGGTGGCGATCCCGAGACGCATCGCGGTGATGGGCGACTTGAGTACGGCGGGTGAGCCGCGCCAGGTGATCTCGCCGCCGTCGGGCTGGTGAGCCCCGGCGAGCACCTTGATGAGGGTGGATTTCCCGGCCCCGTTCTGGCCGAGCAGACAGTGGACCTCGCCGGCCTGGACCTCCAGGTCGACGCCGTCGAGGGCGCGCACGCCGGGAAACGACTTGGTGATGCCGGACATGGTGAGCAGGGGTGGTTCTGGAGCCATGACAAATCCCCTCGGCGGGTGCCGGTGAGCGGGCAGGGCGCAGTGCAGTCCCGGGGTGTCCCCGGACCCCGGCCGCGGCGCGGGGACAGTGCCTTCTTGCTGGCCGGCCGGGTGTCGGTCCGGCGGGAAGTGGATCGGACGGGAGAACGATCAGGCGGGTGGTGCGCGGCTCTCACACGGCGCCGCGGGCCGGTGGTGCTGGGTCAGGCCGGTGAGAAGAGGTGGTCGCTGATGAGCCGGGCCGCGCCGATCACTCCGGCGGCGGGTCCCAACTCGCCCAGCACGATGGGAAGGTTGCCGGTGGCCAGCGGCAGTGACTGCCGGTAGACCTGGGTCCGGACGCTGGCGAGCAGCGTGTGACCCAGTCCGGTCACCCCGCCGCCGATCACCACCAGACCGGGGTTGAAGAAGCTGACGAGTCCCGCGATGACCTGACCGACCCGGTTGCCGCCTTCGCGGATCAGGTCGAGCGAG
Protein-coding regions in this window:
- a CDS encoding sugar ABC transporter ATP-binding protein, with translation MAPEPPLLTMSGITKSFPGVRALDGVDLEVQAGEVHCLLGQNGAGKSTLIKVLAGAHQPDGGEITWRGSPAVLKSPITAMRLGIATIYQELDLVEGLSVAENVFLGHEPTSAGFVVRTREGRTAAAALLKRLGHPEIDPARPVGELSAAQQQIVSMARALSHDVRLIVMDEPSAALDPDEVANLFRIVASLTADGVAVVYISHRLEEIRRIGDRVTVLKDGRAVAVGLPAETTPTRDIVAMMTGRNVEYVFPPRPGAVPEDSGAEPVLKVEGLSRKGEFAPVDLELRPGEIVGLAGLVGSGRSEILETIYGARRATAGRVTVAGRPLRPGSVRAAVAAGVGLAPEERKAQALLMLESVTRNVSVSSMSRFSRGGWLDRGAERKAARAATRELSLRPDNPDTPVRTLSGGNQQKAVLARWLLRGCRVLLLDEPTRGVDVGARAELYAVIRRLADEGLAVLLVSSEVPEVLGLADRVLVLREGRVVHTADARELDEHRVLDLVMEGSPTS